A single genomic interval of Spirosoma taeanense harbors:
- a CDS encoding FKBP-type peptidyl-prolyl cis-trans isomerase, with protein MRLFQLSICSALLMGSLESCTQSIDPSSTYYDQNDADIQAYVSQNNLQGTLRSTGLYYVVTTPNPTGKQATTGEEIEFTYKSYNLKTGQVVDSSAANRPVYYPLGIGSILPGLEEGLSLMREGERSTLLIPSYLAYSDKSKTNLPAYSVIRFDVRFNRSRSEEQQIEEYIAVQKFTNVEKTASGLRFIKTKDNPTGATPTTSQTLTIKYAGKQLRSVTPFDSTGSGTFDAVLGQSKYVKGFEEGLAKLKVGEKATIIFPSSLGYGATGVVQNNTYVITPYAPLRFDLEVISAK; from the coding sequence ATGCGTCTATTTCAATTATCTATTTGCAGCGCCTTGTTGATGGGCAGTCTGGAATCCTGCACCCAAAGCATTGATCCGTCCAGTACCTATTATGATCAGAATGATGCGGATATTCAGGCTTATGTTTCTCAGAACAACCTGCAGGGTACGTTACGCAGCACGGGTCTGTATTACGTCGTGACGACTCCGAATCCGACTGGCAAACAGGCCACAACGGGTGAAGAAATCGAATTCACCTATAAGTCGTACAATCTGAAGACAGGGCAGGTGGTGGACAGCTCCGCTGCAAACCGGCCGGTCTATTATCCGCTGGGTATTGGTTCAATCCTGCCCGGTCTGGAAGAAGGTCTGAGCCTCATGCGGGAGGGGGAGCGGTCCACCCTGCTGATTCCGTCTTATCTGGCTTATAGTGATAAGTCAAAAACAAATCTGCCAGCCTACTCGGTCATCCGGTTCGACGTCAGGTTCAACCGCTCCCGGTCGGAAGAGCAGCAGATTGAGGAATATATAGCGGTTCAGAAGTTTACAAACGTCGAAAAGACGGCCAGCGGCCTGCGATTTATCAAAACAAAAGATAACCCGACCGGGGCAACCCCAACGACTAGCCAAACGCTGACCATAAAGTATGCTGGCAAACAGCTGCGCTCAGTTACGCCATTTGATAGCACCGGATCAGGTACGTTCGACGCCGTTCTGGGGCAGAGCAAGTACGTAAAAGGCTTTGAAGAAGGGCTGGCCAAGCTGAAAGTAGGTGAAAAAGCAACGATCATTTTTCCTTCCTCACTGGGTTACGGCGCAACCGGCGTTGTTCAGAACAATACCTACGTCATTACGCCCTACGCTCCCTTACGGTTCGATCTGGAAGTTATCTCGGCCAAATAG
- a CDS encoding TonB-dependent receptor — translation MSKNYMLNQFVLSVVLGLLTITCAFAQVVQGRVTDASSSAGIPGVTIVVLNTNLGTTTDASGSYSLSLSPGSYTLRVSFVGYQTQSVPITITSSGTVTADVALRESPSSLSEVVVIGSRSTQARTSTETVAPVDVIQSRDLVATGQVEPTQQLNFVAPSFNSSRQTIADGTDHIDPATIRGLGPDQVLVLLNGKRRHNQALININGTIGRGSVGTDLNAIPSAAIERIEVLRDGASSQYGSDAIAGVINLRLKERPGTTVNAQIGQQYAGDGQLAQIGINHGIKIGQKGGFLSLTGEFRHRGATNRVGNYNGPVYVNWNVGRASGETDAAYIARRQGLHNQDQALIRQNNFNLSNNMQIGNSRVDNAGFFLNTRLPLSAKAAFYATGGVNYRNGKAAGFYRYPYQTTQVITALYPNGFLPNIESTINDQSLLAGFNGESNGYRWDISNVYGGNAFRFDVTNSNNASQYAQGANAQTEFYAGTLSFYQNTANASVAKDYGSSLGLKSFNVAVGAEYRLDFYKIKPGEEASYRNYDPASGRAGGAQVFPGYQPANAVNAKRNVLAGYVDIETDLTDQLLFNTAARYENYSDFGGNFAGKLAARYKFSEAFSLRASVSNGFRAPSLHQRYFSAISTVFVSTGQGLEPRQTGTFRNDSPIAQAFGVPSLTAERSMNYSVGVTSRPLPNLSITIDAYQIAIRDRIIYSDQFSRGTTGAGLIVANILNGAGQTDVNSAQFFANAVNTQTRGIDVVIATSPRLNRGSLDLTLAANFNETRLTGSIKRPANLPNDATFGNFLFNRQDSARLTLAQPKSKVSLTGNFRLNKFGAVLRFTRFGEVTTYDPANPLLDEAFKPKIVTDFSVSYRVFKNLTATLGANNIFDVYPDKLKQVFQPTPERFGAAVLDNSSFGRFIYSRNATQFGFNGGYYFLNLSASF, via the coding sequence ATGTCTAAAAATTACATGTTAAACCAATTTGTGCTAAGCGTTGTCCTGGGGTTATTGACGATCACCTGTGCATTCGCCCAGGTCGTTCAGGGTCGGGTAACCGATGCTTCGTCGTCGGCTGGGATACCCGGCGTAACGATTGTCGTGCTGAACACCAATCTGGGCACTACCACCGACGCCAGTGGATCGTATTCGCTGAGCCTGAGCCCCGGCAGCTATACCCTGCGGGTGAGCTTTGTCGGCTATCAGACGCAGAGTGTCCCGATAACCATAACGAGTAGCGGGACCGTAACGGCCGATGTGGCCCTGAGGGAGAGTCCTTCCAGCCTGAGCGAAGTTGTGGTCATTGGCTCCCGATCAACGCAGGCCCGAACCAGCACGGAAACCGTGGCACCGGTCGATGTCATCCAGTCGCGGGATCTGGTGGCAACGGGTCAGGTTGAGCCAACGCAGCAGCTAAACTTTGTAGCGCCTTCCTTCAATTCGTCGCGCCAGACCATCGCCGATGGAACGGACCATATCGATCCGGCCACCATCCGTGGGCTTGGACCCGATCAGGTATTGGTTTTGCTGAATGGCAAACGGCGGCATAATCAGGCGCTGATAAATATCAATGGTACGATCGGGCGTGGATCGGTCGGGACCGACCTGAACGCTATTCCATCAGCGGCAATTGAACGGATTGAAGTCCTGCGCGACGGTGCGTCTTCACAGTATGGTTCGGATGCCATTGCGGGCGTAATTAACCTGAGGCTTAAAGAACGGCCTGGTACTACGGTCAATGCACAGATTGGTCAGCAGTATGCAGGTGATGGCCAGCTTGCGCAGATAGGCATCAATCACGGCATCAAAATTGGCCAGAAAGGCGGTTTCCTGAGCCTGACCGGCGAGTTTCGGCACCGGGGTGCCACCAACCGAGTGGGAAACTACAATGGGCCGGTCTATGTAAACTGGAACGTAGGACGCGCATCTGGCGAAACCGATGCTGCTTACATTGCCCGACGGCAGGGGCTACACAATCAGGACCAGGCGCTGATCCGGCAGAATAATTTCAACCTGTCGAACAATATGCAGATTGGCAACTCTCGGGTCGATAACGCCGGGTTCTTCCTGAATACCCGCCTTCCCCTAAGTGCTAAGGCTGCTTTCTATGCTACGGGGGGCGTCAATTACCGCAATGGGAAAGCCGCTGGTTTTTATCGCTATCCATATCAGACAACGCAGGTTATCACAGCCCTGTACCCGAACGGATTCCTGCCAAATATCGAATCAACCATCAACGATCAATCGCTGCTGGCGGGCTTTAACGGCGAATCGAACGGCTATCGCTGGGATATCAGTAATGTCTATGGGGGTAACGCATTCCGTTTCGACGTAACGAATTCCAATAACGCGTCGCAGTATGCACAGGGGGCCAATGCACAAACTGAGTTTTACGCCGGTACACTTAGCTTTTATCAGAACACGGCCAACGCCAGTGTCGCTAAAGATTATGGCAGTTCACTGGGCTTGAAGTCGTTCAACGTAGCCGTTGGGGCCGAGTACCGGCTGGATTTTTACAAAATCAAGCCCGGCGAAGAAGCATCCTACCGAAACTATGACCCTGCCTCGGGCCGGGCGGGTGGCGCTCAGGTGTTTCCGGGTTATCAACCGGCCAATGCGGTGAATGCAAAGCGGAACGTTCTGGCCGGTTACGTTGACATCGAAACAGACCTGACCGACCAACTGCTGTTTAACACTGCTGCCCGTTACGAAAACTACAGCGATTTTGGGGGCAATTTTGCCGGTAAGCTGGCCGCCCGTTATAAATTCAGTGAAGCCTTTTCGCTGCGGGCCTCAGTCAGCAACGGGTTCCGGGCGCCGAGTCTGCACCAGCGGTATTTTAGCGCCATCAGCACCGTATTCGTGTCAACAGGTCAGGGACTGGAGCCGCGCCAGACCGGCACGTTCCGTAATGACAGTCCAATAGCGCAGGCATTCGGCGTTCCTTCCCTGACGGCCGAACGGTCAATGAACTACAGCGTTGGCGTTACGTCGCGGCCGTTGCCAAATCTGAGTATTACTATAGATGCGTATCAGATTGCTATCCGCGATCGGATTATCTATAGCGATCAGTTCTCGCGCGGCACAACCGGCGCGGGTCTGATCGTGGCTAATATTTTGAATGGCGCGGGTCAGACGGACGTAAACAGCGCCCAGTTTTTTGCCAACGCCGTCAATACCCAGACACGTGGTATTGATGTGGTTATTGCCACCAGTCCGCGCCTGAACCGGGGTTCCCTGGATTTGACTTTAGCCGCTAATTTCAACGAAACGCGGCTGACGGGCTCTATTAAACGCCCGGCTAACCTGCCGAATGATGCAACCTTCGGTAATTTCCTGTTTAACCGGCAGGATAGCGCCCGCCTGACGCTGGCGCAGCCCAAGAGCAAGGTTTCGCTGACGGGTAACTTCCGACTGAATAAGTTTGGTGCGGTGCTGCGGTTTACGCGCTTCGGAGAAGTGACCACTTATGATCCTGCTAACCCATTGCTGGATGAAGCCTTCAAACCGAAGATTGTAACGGACTTCAGCGTATCGTATCGCGTGTTTAAAAACCTGACGGCTACGCTGGGAGCGAACAATATTTTCGACGTGTATCCGGATAAGCTGAAGCAGGTATTTCAGCCAACGCCCGAACGGTTTGGGGCGGCCGTACTCGACAACTCATCATTCGGGCGGTTTATTTATAGCCGTAACGCGACGCAGTTTGGGTTTAACGGCGGCTATTACTTCCTGAATCTATCGGCTAGTTTTTAA
- a CDS encoding acyltransferase family protein, with translation MALTLPFPNRHSGLISWLTSIYTGYFANKKRLRWIDYARGIAILMVVYGHLVGGVNRAGASIDATLLLIPATLYNFRMPLFFFVSGLFLARSLTKRGPTGFIHNRFSTILWPYLLWGALQIGTQILLSGQTNSKKDASHFLYLFYDPQKTDQFWYLAALFNVALAFVLTYQVFRIRGIWQIALGLTFRFLSDYLEGFSLLHNFMYFYVFSAVGYNMSQLILEKNALEKALKSGWTLALIPVFLVGQWYWFTHKDDIPTMLHMGIAFVGMVVIIFVCYLLGKRDSLPVLRFIGYHSLYIYLVHVFIISGTRIGFNALGITNVPVILLTGFILGVGLPILFFHLAMRLGGWFLFSFDRKEMETYPTM, from the coding sequence ATGGCTTTAACATTACCTTTCCCGAACCGACATTCGGGTTTGATTAGCTGGCTAACCAGTATTTATACTGGTTATTTCGCCAATAAAAAACGGCTTCGCTGGATCGATTATGCCCGCGGTATTGCCATCCTGATGGTTGTTTATGGGCATTTGGTTGGGGGCGTCAACCGCGCGGGAGCCAGTATAGACGCTACGCTCCTGCTCATTCCGGCAACGCTCTATAATTTCCGTATGCCCCTGTTTTTCTTTGTATCGGGGCTATTCCTGGCGCGGAGTCTGACGAAGCGGGGGCCAACGGGTTTTATACATAATCGGTTCTCAACTATTCTCTGGCCATACCTGCTCTGGGGGGCGTTGCAGATTGGTACGCAGATTTTGTTGTCGGGCCAGACAAACTCCAAGAAAGACGCGTCGCACTTTCTGTATTTGTTCTATGATCCGCAGAAAACGGATCAGTTCTGGTACCTGGCCGCGCTGTTTAACGTAGCGCTGGCTTTCGTATTGACCTATCAGGTGTTTCGCATCCGGGGCATCTGGCAGATTGCTCTGGGATTAACGTTTCGGTTTCTGAGCGATTACCTGGAAGGATTCAGCCTGCTGCACAATTTTATGTATTTCTATGTATTCAGTGCCGTCGGCTATAATATGTCCCAACTGATTTTGGAGAAAAACGCTCTGGAGAAGGCCTTAAAAAGCGGCTGGACGCTGGCGCTGATTCCTGTTTTTCTGGTTGGTCAATGGTACTGGTTTACCCATAAAGACGATATTCCCACAATGCTGCACATGGGCATCGCATTTGTTGGCATGGTTGTGATTATCTTCGTCTGCTATCTGCTGGGCAAACGTGATTCGCTGCCAGTGCTGCGGTTTATCGGGTATCACTCACTATATATTTATCTGGTACACGTCTTTATCATTTCGGGGACGCGCATCGGCTTTAATGCGCTGGGTATTACTAACGTCCCGGTAATTCTCCTGACGGGATTCATTCTGGGCGTTGGCCTTCCAATTCTGTTTTTCCACCTGGCAATGCGGCTCGGCGGCTGGTTCCTGTTTTCCTTCGACCGTAAAGAGATGGAAACCTACCCCACCATGTAA